A genome region from Geobacter pickeringii includes the following:
- a CDS encoding diguanylate cyclase, which yields MTTTVLIIDDSDTLREEILRSVRGASLFDTYLEARDGLDGFKTLLNNRVDLVLCDLEMPRMDGFRFLSMMRAREEFQDLPVIMLTSREDRETKIRGLEQGASDYVTKPFDTGELVARIRVQLKMKALQDELKRTNELLRKLSITDPLTHLHNRRHLMEMVEKEYQRAARKGGHLSLVILDIDYFKKINDTYGHPEGDKVLASLAEIVTKGLRSYDVAARYGGEEFVLLLPETPISEAYAIAERLRGEVQDHVFKGTLQGQVVTISLGVATYPSPRVESIDSLFRQADEALYRAKQNGRNRVELMAGGVTEKGTAGVQILVSD from the coding sequence ATGACGACAACAGTCCTCATAATCGACGATTCCGACACCCTGCGGGAGGAGATTCTCCGCTCCGTCCGCGGAGCCTCCCTCTTCGACACCTACCTGGAAGCCCGTGACGGGCTCGACGGCTTCAAGACCCTCCTCAACAACCGGGTGGATCTGGTCCTTTGCGATCTGGAAATGCCCCGGATGGACGGCTTCCGCTTCCTCTCCATGATGCGGGCCCGGGAGGAGTTCCAGGACCTGCCGGTCATCATGCTGACGAGCCGCGAGGACCGGGAGACCAAGATCCGGGGGCTGGAGCAGGGGGCCTCCGACTACGTCACCAAGCCGTTTGACACCGGTGAGCTTGTGGCCCGGATCCGGGTCCAGCTCAAGATGAAGGCGCTCCAGGACGAGCTCAAGCGGACCAACGAGCTGCTGCGCAAGCTCTCCATCACCGACCCCCTCACCCACCTCCACAACCGGCGCCACCTCATGGAGATGGTGGAGAAGGAATACCAGCGGGCCGCCCGCAAGGGGGGGCACCTCTCCCTCGTCATCCTCGACATCGACTACTTCAAGAAGATCAACGACACCTATGGCCACCCCGAGGGGGACAAGGTCCTGGCGTCCTTGGCCGAGATCGTCACGAAAGGGCTCCGCAGCTACGACGTCGCCGCCCGCTACGGCGGCGAGGAGTTCGTGCTGCTCCTTCCCGAGACCCCCATTTCCGAGGCATATGCCATCGCCGAGCGGCTCCGGGGAGAGGTCCAGGACCATGTCTTCAAGGGGACTCTCCAGGGGCAGGTGGTCACCATCAGCCTTGGCGTGGCGACCTACCCATCCCCCCGGGTCGAGAGCATCGACTCGCTCTTCCGGCAGGCGGACGAGGCCCTCTACCGGGCCAAGCAGAACGGCCGCAACCGGGTTGAGCTCATGGCCGGAGGGGTAACGGAGAAGGGGACGGCGGGGGTTCAGATTCTGGTGAGCGATTGA
- a CDS encoding endonuclease III domain-containing protein, with amino-acid sequence MGSEQRLREIFDLLLHRYGPRHWWPAETPFEVCVGAILTQNTNWGNVEKAIANLRREGLLSPEALREVPAAHLAETIRPAGYYNVKSARLKDFVTYLFGRYGGSLERMFAGEWRELREELLGVRGIGRETCDSILLYAGEKPTFVVDAYTKRLFSALGLVDASADYETVRALFMENLPADVPLFNEYHALIVEHCKEHCRKTPRCGGCRLHLHCSGQSLTRI; translated from the coding sequence GTGGGGAGTGAGCAGCGGCTCCGGGAGATCTTCGACCTGCTCCTCCACCGCTACGGCCCCCGCCACTGGTGGCCGGCGGAAACCCCCTTCGAGGTCTGCGTCGGGGCGATCCTGACCCAGAACACCAACTGGGGGAACGTGGAGAAGGCGATCGCGAACCTCAGGCGGGAAGGGCTTCTCTCGCCGGAGGCACTGCGGGAGGTCCCGGCGGCGCATCTGGCGGAAACGATCCGGCCGGCCGGGTACTACAACGTCAAGAGCGCGCGGCTCAAGGATTTCGTCACCTATCTCTTCGGTCGGTACGGAGGGAGCCTGGAGCGGATGTTCGCGGGGGAGTGGCGGGAACTGCGGGAGGAACTGCTGGGGGTGCGGGGGATCGGGCGGGAGACCTGCGACTCGATCCTCCTCTACGCGGGGGAAAAGCCGACCTTCGTGGTGGACGCCTACACGAAGCGCCTCTTCTCGGCCCTCGGCCTGGTGGATGCTTCAGCGGACTACGAAACGGTCCGGGCCCTCTTCATGGAAAACCTGCCGGCGGACGTCCCCCTCTTCAACGAATACCATGCCCTCATCGTGGAGCACTGCAAGGAGCACTGCCGCAAAACGCCCCGCTGCGGCGGCTGCCGGCTCCACCTACACTGCTCCGGTCAATCGCTCACCAGAATCTGA